ATAGTGAAGGTAATTTTGCAGTATTGATACCTCTACCACTTGTTGAAACAGTGTTATTATTGGCACTCCACACTCCACTGACAAGTGAAACTGATGATGACGTATCTCTAGACAATGTGGGTAATTCTTGCTTTCTTGTAACTTGCTGTTCATGATTCTGATAAAGCGCATTAAGATCCTTAAATTTTTGGGAGTTTGTTTGATATAATTCGGAAAGGTTATGAATAAGCAAATACATGTCGGCTTCTGGTGAAGTGAACAAATCTTGATAAGAATGCAGCAACAATTTTGCTGTTATTTTACCGCTATCGAAATCTTCGTTCaatttttcgaatttttgGTACTTTTCCGATGAATTGGTCAAATAGAATTTCGCCCTTTCTTTGAGCcttaattttttcacttttgcTGATTCATTGGAATTATTCTTTCTCGAAGACGATGACGACGAATTAGAAGAGTTGTCGAAATAATTGTTTTCCGAAATAACTCTTGAAGGTGCTGAAACAAATGTGGAAAGTTCAGATTGAAACAATCTTTGTTTACCTCTAATCATATCTCCATGTTCTTTAAGTATATGAGCCTGTAGTTCCAATTCATCTCTAAAAACCACGAACTTATTTTCTAAACATGTAGGATGAGTACAGATGTAAtgacaatttttgaaatgctCGAAAAGTTGATCGTagtctttgaaatattggGGTGACGTAGGATCTATTTTTTCACATATATGACATTTTTCATGATGATTCCTCATATGCACGTATAGCTCGTCATCTGAATAAAATCTCAGGCCAGGACAGAAAGCGCACATAGGATGCCCTTTGAACCCTTCGGAGTCACCTTTCGTTTGGTGATTACGCAGTTGATTTTGAGTGTAAATTTTTAGTTCACTCGGAAATGCATGGTTATTATTTGCACAAATCATGCAGATGGCCTTATTATGGACAGACTTTAAGTGCCCgttcaattttttaaaactaCCAAAGTCAGTTTTCCGCTCGCTATCACATATCGAGCAGGTGTACTTTAATAAGTCCAACGTAGCCTTCGCAATTTCATTGGCCGTAAAATTTATGCCATACTCCTCATTTATCACAGCAAAATCCTTGATGTCATCGTACTCCGCATCTAGCTTGTCTGTGAAAATCAAACTTTCATTCTCTGTTCTACAGACCAAACATGCCTTTTTACCATAGAGCGCACGTTGTCTAAATGCACAGACATGACACGTCTTATGGGAACAAGGTGACAGTGCAACATACTTTATCTTCTCGGCACATATCACACACAGGTCACCTCCGTCACTATTCTCATCTTCGTCTTGTTTTGCTTGATCGCTTTTCCATGTTCCGGTGGTGTCGGTCCTATTGGATTGCTCTGCTTTGCTACCTTTTGAGCGAGACCTCCTCGACTGTTGCGGCCCTTGCATTCTTCTGTAATTGGAACCATGAGATGCGCTCGAAACATTGTTCATTTTGGACACTCGGCAATCGTGACAGCCACTGTTCCCATACCTAAAACCTAATTCTTGAGTTTAGACGTGTTGGCGCTCCTTTAATACTTCAACTAAAATAAATGCATGCACAAAccaaaatatgaaaaattttccgAATCACGTGCTTACAATTTTTACAATCATAATATGGTGAGGCCAAACCCATAACGAAGTTTTGGAGGTTTTATTCTATCGGCTATCGCATTTTGGAAAGGTATTGGTTGATGAATATATATTTgctcattcaaaaaaagcCCTTTAAGCCTTTTGAGGCCCACCAATGTAAATActcaaaagttttgcaaTTCCGCATTTATTCTCGAACCTGGCGAAGACAAGTCTCATATGTGACATGAGCCATCCAAAAGCGTCCTGTAGAATATCTTTAATTCTCCGTTCTTGTAGTTACCTTCacaaatttacaaaaatttAGCCGCTGACAGTTTCTCCAGGTCAGCACCGCAGGCAGTTCTAGAATCGTTATTACAAATATCGCAATTAGAACAGTTGTATGAGCAGTCTCTGTAATGGACCCTTGTCATGCATCAAGAGAAGTCTTAGTTGCAGGATCTCTGGTTCGAAGATTGCAAATTCGAGAGGCAATCACCGCCCACTTCATTTCTGGATCGCCAACAGCTAGAGTGTAATCTCCCGATTGTGATCTTTCCGTTTGACAACAGTAGCAAATGAACAGCCCTCAAATATAATACCCATTGAGACCCATTACTATGCTTTGCTGTAGCCCGGTCGTGTTCTCCTATTCATCGACCCTCTGCATTCAGTTGGCGCCTACACAACCCGATGGATAGCGGTTGCTAGAAATAACGAGGCTGCAGATCCAACTACCATTGAGTAGCTTTATCATGATTCTGATCTCCCAGATAACATTCATTATGGAATCAATGCTGTATTTGAGACCCCATAggtatttcttttctttgtttcaCACAATTTCGTTTGGGGTCTTGCTGGGTGAAATAGAAAATCTAGACATTTACCCGGAATATGTGATAAATGATATTTTAGTAACCCATTGAAAAACGGTAATAATAGGGATGAGACACAGGTAAAGCAACTGATAAGAGTATAAAAAGTGCTAGGTATGTCGATTACTCTAAACGACAATATTGATTATGATGAGGAGCCCAGAGAATATATGGACTCCCCGGAATTCGAGCGTCTGAAAGAAGATATAGTGGGACaattatttgaaacaaaTGGCCAAATAAGCACAGTGGAGCAATTCATAACAAGCCTAGAAAAACTTTTAAAAAAGGGCAATGTGAGTGCCAAGGTGGTGGATAATATAGATAAGAAATCGGTTGCTAAAATTAGAAAAGTGGGGCATTTGATTATAAGCATGAATGAGTTGGTACATAAAATCAACGGCATTGAGGAGTCCAATCTAGATAGAACGCAAATCATTGCCAGAGAAAAAATAGTGAGGGATGTTCAATATTCTGTTCAGGAGTTTCAAAAgacacaaaaaaaatatgcctCCGTTATCAGAAAGATAAATACGGAAGCCAGGGCCGTGTTGGACGAAGCAGAGCAGAATAGAAGCGCTCTTCAACAGGAAGAGGACGCTGCAGAAGGAAATGTCACAAAGGTTCAAAGTCAGAGGACACAGTCAGTTCAATATTCTATTCACAGAGAGCCCTTAAACAATGAGGAATTTGCATATCAGGCCAATTTAATACGACAGCGAGACgaagaaatatcaaatataGAAGAGGGGATTACAGAATTGAACGAGatattcaaagatttaGGCTCTGTGGTACAACAGCAGGGAATGCTTGTTGATAACATTGAGGCTAACATTTACACTGCCGCAGACAATACAGCTATGGCATCTCGAGAACTGAATAAAGCTCTAAGATCACAGAAGAGTGCCAATAAGTGGTGCGTTCAACTCCTTGCGACGTTGTCATTCATGCTATTGATGCTCATTTTAATAGTTTTTATTTAGTGTACTTATGtctctttcaatttccaTATATTGACGTAGCCATCATCACCGCCTGTCGCAAGTAGTATGTTCCCATCAATTTGCAGCCATTTAACAATATTTGTTTCAAGCACTCCATGAGCCAAGGCCCGTTTAGCGATTATCTCCCATTGCccctcttctttctcttgatATATTGCAAGCAATCCGTCGGAGCCAGTACTTGCAATCAAACCATTTGTTCCCCACGCAACACTATAGATGGCCCTGGTATGTATCTGCGGTAAGATTGATTGACAAATCCATTTCTGCTGATCgtcctcatcatcaccgAGGTATTTCCACACACGTACCGTAGAGTCATCACTGCCACTGCACAATCTAAGGTTCGATTCCACTTCTTCGAAATCTGATGACCATACAGTTCCTTCATGACCAGTAAGCACAGCAACAGCTTCCCAATCGTCATCAAAATCGTTCCATATCCTTatagtatcatcataaGAGCTTGAAGCAAGTAATTGTAGGCTTGGATGCCAAATGACATGTTTTACATCCTGCGAGTGTTCCTGAAGCACACTGATACATTCGTATTCTTCACCTGTTTCGTCAGCTTCCCAGATCCAAACACTCTTATCTCTAGAGCATGAAGCCAAATACAGACCGTCGTTGGACCATGCCACACTTTtaacttcattttcatgGCCTTCAATTATAGCCAATAACTCCATTTCCAAAACTCCAGATGATAGTTCATCACCAGATTCTTCTCTATTCCAGATGGAAATTGTCGAATCAAACGATCCAGCTGCTAAAAGCATTGAATGTGGTCTCCATGATACAGATCTAATTGCCTTTTTATGCACCGTGTCATCGAGTTCGTCTACTAGCTCGAACTTATTATCTTTTAAATTTACTATTTTAATACAGCGGTCTGAGGAGCCGGTTGCTAAAAGTCCATTACTCTCATCAATACTCCATATCCTATCCTTgtgcaatttcaaagactTAACAAGTGAGAGCATCTtatttgttgttttttaaTAATGATCTTCTATGTCTTTAAACTATGGTTTATTAgaataatattttttatattgtgggttgaatgaaaacagTGAAAAAACGAGCTTATTGCAGCAAGACAACATATTATCTTGTATGAGTGATGTATTTACTTCGGCATGCTCTGAATAGaagattttcaagtttAAGATCAACAGGGCACAATATCAGACCCAAAAACTGTCATCGCAGATTTAAGTTTGCTGCTTTCAGTGCGATATCTGGTTCACTAGGCGCTTTGACTTATCTCCTCTATAACCAATATAGCTCGCTTGGGAACAATGAGCTTTCCCAGGGTCACTTTACTTCTTACCGTATTTCAAACAAGCACATCATTGATGAGAATCACTTCTTAATGGAGCTGACGCCATTAATTGATCAGAAGATAAATTTATGGAAGTTACTTGGTTCGGAAAAAATGTGGTCCGTGCAAGTCAAACAACCACAGATCATGGTTGTCCGTAACTACACTCCTTTGCCATTGATTTTTAACAAGGCTACTGGTGCTATTGAACTGCTGAAAGATGGGCAATTTGCTGGTGGGAAGTTATTGTTCTATCTCAAAAGTTATGAACATGGCGAAGTTGCGAGATGGTTGCAACAAATGCAAGAGAACGAAATTGTTGAGCTTAGAGGACCTTATATTGAGTACGAATTGCCCAAGCTTGAACGGGAATCAAAGAGGAGTAGAGACTTTCTACTCACTGCAATAGACGAGGAgattcaagaagaaaagtacAAATTTCAGCCATTCGACATAGCAATGTACACTGCCGGGACAGGCATAGTGACTGCTTTGCAATTGATGCTTACAGAGTCGCCTTTCAGGGGAACAATCgatctttttcattcatgCAAGGACTTCACTGAGCTAGGACCCCTGATGCCGCTAATCCTGAAACTGGAGAGATATAAAAGACTGCGGTtgcatctttttgaatcgTCTCATGAACCGTCTCGTGAATTGCGTCTTACGAGGATGCTGAAAGAAACATCAACTCCATTTCCATACCAAGGATCAGTGGTTTTTAGGGAAATGACATACAATAATGTCAGACCTGTTCTTGCCTTAGTCTGCGGACCCGATAGCTTTATATCGTCTATCGCGAGCCCCAAACTATCTCCATATCAAGGTCCAGTAGGCGGAATccttgaaaagaaaggttGGACTAGTGataatcttttcaaactttcATAGATTTGTATATAAGTAGATGTTCCTATCAAATTAATGATATTACAACGCTTCATAGGCGCACTTGGAGCAATACATTTGTGAGTTTCACCCAAACATTGGCAGATTCTTGTGAGTTCTTCCCCAGTTTTGATAAGTTCGCTCTGGATCGcatttgttcaaaaatatttaagTACAGATTTGAGATAAGCTTTGATCTCCACGGATTCAACTTACAGAAGATGAGTAAGTTGCATTGAAAGATGTTTAGAGGAATCAAGAGTGCCACTGCAGTTGTGAAAAGATTTGGAAGCTCAGTACAAAAAGTAGATTACAAATTGCATACGGAGGACATTCCAAAGAATGCTTCGATATTCAGCATGATACAACCAACTGGTGAATTTCATTTGGGCAATTATCTCGGAGCAACCAGAGTTTGGAAAGACTTGTGCACTTTGAAGTCGAGCAGTCAAAGATTGACTTTTGGTGTCGCAGATTTACATGCAATAACGATCCCAAAACCAAATACGACAAAGTTTCGGAAGTACAGAATAGAAGCAATTGCTAGCATATTATCTGTGGGAGTCGATCCTTCAAAGGCTTCAGTTATGTATCAGTCAAGCATACCGCAACAGACCCAACTTCACTGgcttctttcaactttagCTTCCATGGGTTACTTGAATAGGATGACTCAATGGAAATCCAAATCAAATATCAAGGATGGTTCAGTTGATTCAGATGCCATCGGAAAGGTCAGATTAGGTCTTTTTGCTTACCCCGTTCTGCAGGCCGCCGATATACTCACATATAAGGCCACACATGTTCCAGTTGGAGATGACCAAACGCAACATTTAGAATTAACGAGACATCTTGCTGAACAATTTAACCATCTATACaagaaaagagtttttcCCCTTCCAAAAACTATCTTGGCACCAACAAAGAAGATTCTAAGTCTAAGCTCTcctgaaaagaaaatgtcCAAAAGTGATCCTAATCAAGATGCGCTGatttatttgaatgatgaGCCTGAAATAATCGCgaagaagataaagaaaGCTGTAACAGACTCAATTTCAGATCATTTTGAGTATGATCCAGTGAATAGACCAGGTGTTTCTAACCTCATAAATATTATCAGTGGTATCCAGCGAAAATCAATTGGTGAGGTCGAGAAGGACATTGCAAGGTTCAGGAACTATTcagatttcaaaggatATGTCACAGAAAATGTAGTGGAGGAGTTGAGTGGTCCTAGAAATATGTTCAAAAGATTCATCAACGAACCAGAATATCTTGATTCTGTAATCAAAAAAGGTTCAGAAGAGGCTTCGGAAgtagctgaaaaaaatataaaagaaataatgaaCATAATGGGATTTTAAACAGGTTTCCcgtattttttgaataaaaagaaatcattaGTCATTTTTGCTACATACTGTTACATTTTGTAAATAATGCACACTTCACATCAATCAAAATTATTCGTTATTGTACCACCCTAAAGCAGATGCGTAACTGGTTGTGACTCTTTGTACATGCCTAAAATTGGAACAATGCATCAAAACAGATTGCAGTAAATCCCGTCTTGAATTACCTGCAATTGATCCATCCATATTGCCATTGTTGTACAACCACTGCAATACGTCATCTAAACGATCACTATAACCTAGCTCACTCAATCTTATACAATAGACtgataaaatatttgagaACTCTTCGCAATCGTCTAGCCTCAAAGTGACAAGTAATCTGTTTTCGAGATGTGACAATGTTACGATCTCTTCCAAGTTTTCATAACcttctttcatcaaaatcgTTCTTGCGAAACGTTGCAAGTTCTTAATGCGACCTTTACGACTTAGTTCATCATTTGTCTTGCGCTCAATATAATTGACAATGCTCTCCTTATTCTGTATAATTTTGGAAGTCAACATTTGAGCATCGCCTGACTTCCAGCCTTTattcctcttttcttcgTCATTTCCACCGTTCAGACTTAGACTTGAGATATTAGTCATGTCCCAATATTGAGAACCATATGCCCACCATCCGTCGCTTATGAGAAGCCATGTCTCCATATCTTTGTCGAACATATATCCATTGCCATTACTTAAGGTTATCAAAGGTACACCTCTTTGTGTAACTGCACACATCGTTATGTTTTCTGCACGAGTTAAAATGTCATCCGTGTATCGTAAGGATGGATCCAAAAGTGGGTAGACTGTATTAATGGGAAATAGTAACTTTTTTGCAAACATATCCCAGCAATACATTTGACCAGCACTCGTAATACAAAGTAAATGACTTCCACAAGCTTCAAGGAAGCTACATGGCACTCCCAGACATAAAGGTGGCATAATTTTTTTCCCTGAATCTGAGTAAACATAGATGAAACCATCAGTGCTACTGCAGGCCCAGAATGAATCACCTCCGGTACAtatattgatgaatttagGGAGGAAATCTTGAAACAAGATCTTTTCTTGCTCCTCTATTTTGGATGTTAATGTAAAAATTGTTGGCTTTTGCTCATTGCCCGAGCCATTCTTGATATCAAAGACAAGGTTTCCTTTGGAAGGAGGAGAATACTTGAAATTCAAACGAACCTTAGGACTTGCAAGCctaatttttgaaaaggataCCATGGGCAATAGCAAACCTGTATCGAGGAAATCCATCGGCTCCAAatcctttttcatttttttattaccATTAACTTCCTTAGAGAGATCCGTCTTGGGTTTACGCTTCAGATCCTTCGGTACATTGTAAGAGGGCCCATTAAACTCCATTGTAGTGCTCTGTGTGgttttcaacaaatcaGAAGGcagttttttctttgtgACTTTTTTACCGGTTGTCGTCTTCACATTATCAGTATCAAGTAATGACAAAGACTTGTCTTTTTCCAGCTTAACAGTCGTCTCTTCTGGTTTTTCCTCTGCTTCAGGTAACGGCATTAGCTTTTGATTATTTGCACGTAAGGACTTCATTTCTTTATCGTCAAGAACATCGCCCAGATCGTTCTCTTGAAAGGCAAAATTGTAAAGGACATTATCATTAGAAATGACAAAAAGTTTTAGACCATCACAAGACCACGCCATATCTATTATA
The genomic region above belongs to Zygotorulaspora mrakii chromosome 8, complete sequence and contains:
- the PEP12 gene encoding SNAP receptor PEP12 (similar to Saccharomyces cerevisiae PEP12 (YOR036W); ancestral locus Anc_5.630), with translation MSITLNDNIDYDEEPREYMDSPEFERLKEDIVGQLFETNGQISTVEQFITSLEKLLKKGNVSAKVVDNIDKKSVAKIRKVGHLIISMNELVHKINGIEESNLDRTQIIAREKIVRDVQYSVQEFQKTQKKYASVIRKINTEARAVLDEAEQNRSALQQEEDAAEGNVTKVQSQRTQSVQYSIHREPLNNEEFAYQANLIRQRDEEISNIEEGITELNEIFKDLGSVVQQQGMLVDNIEANIYTAADNTAMASRELNKALRSQKSANKWCVQLLATLSFMLLMLILIVFI
- the HIR2 gene encoding Hir2p (similar to Saccharomyces cerevisiae HIR2 (YOR038C); ancestral locus Anc_5.634), which translates into the protein MKLLKYPLAEHDRGVNALAAIGSWLLLADIDGHVQVWSQARLVEAAFNGSKIKNLCMEYSLAMTNTGSPEDRNIFFLLGDEQKLFVGTEQRLFCYRRWLEKDKVEISQIFDCKPPSTITDVKYDSVNDVLFILQSKVNCILILNAGSMKRLAKISLSDTMAPITGVIDPMGQIFSVMVSDRSVLVYQYNAKGSFKLHQKLGQSVDINPLHYNITMSPQADVLPVINSLKGSSTTTSTSILLLDRNDNYKTSTTLVSIPSNKCKVLKFSPVIYEKTNAKKGIKTRYNLLATSGSKDGTVVVWNTKRVKPLFNAIRVSETPIIDMAWSCDGLKLFVISNDNVLYNFAFQENDLGDVLDDKEMKSLRANNQKLMPLPEAEEKPEETTVKLEKDKSLSLLDTDNVKTTTGKKVTKKKLPSDLLKTTQSTTMEFNGPSYNVPKDLKRKPKTDLSKEVNGNKKMKKDLEPMDFLDTGLLLPMVSFSKIRLASPKVRLNFKYSPPSKGNLVFDIKNGSGNEQKPTIFTLTSKIEEQEKILFQDFLPKFINICTGGDSFWACSSTDGFIYVYSDSGKKIMPPLCLGVPCSFLEACGSHLLCITSAGQMYCWDMFAKKLLFPINTVYPLLDPSLRYTDDILTRAENITMCAVTQRGVPLITLSNGNGYMFDKDMETWLLISDGWWAYGSQYWDMTNISSLSLNGGNDEEKRNKGWKSGDAQMLTSKIIQNKESIVNYIERKTNDELSRKGRIKNLQRFARTILMKEGYENLEEIVTLSHLENRLLVTLRLDDCEEFSNILSVYCIRLSELGYSDRLDDVLQWLYNNGNMDGSIAGNSRRDLLQSVLMHCSNFRHVQRVTTSYASALGWYNNE
- the CYC2 gene encoding oxidoreductase (similar to Saccharomyces cerevisiae CYC2 (YOR037W); ancestral locus Anc_5.632) encodes the protein MYLLRHALNRRFSSLRSTGHNIRPKNCHRRFKFAAFSAISGSLGALTYLLYNQYSSLGNNELSQGHFTSYRISNKHIIDENHFLMELTPLIDQKINLWKLLGSEKMWSVQVKQPQIMVVRNYTPLPLIFNKATGAIELLKDGQFAGGKLLFYLKSYEHGEVARWLQQMQENEIVELRGPYIEYELPKLERESKRSRDFLLTAIDEEIQEEKYKFQPFDIAMYTAGTGIVTALQLMLTESPFRGTIDLFHSCKDFTELGPLMPLILKLERYKRLRLHLFESSHEPSRELRLTRMLKETSTPFPYQGSVVFREMTYNNVRPVLALVCGPDSFISSIASPKLSPYQGPVGGILEKKGWTSDNLFKLS
- the CIA1 gene encoding iron-sulfur cluster assembly protein CIA1 (similar to Saccharomyces cerevisiae CIA1 (YDR267C); ancestral locus Anc_5.631); translation: MLSLVKSLKLHKDRIWSIDESNGLLATGSSDRCIKIVNLKDNKFELVDELDDTVHKKAIRSVSWRPHSMLLAAGSFDSTISIWNREESGDELSSGVLEMELLAIIEGHENEVKSVAWSNDGLYLASCSRDKSVWIWEADETGEEYECISVLQEHSQDVKHVIWHPSLQLLASSSYDDTIRIWNDFDDDWEAVAVLTGHEGTVWSSDFEEVESNLRLCSGSDDSTVRVWKYLGDDEDDQQKWICQSILPQIHTRAIYSVAWGTNGLIASTGSDGLLAIYQEKEEGQWEIIAKRALAHGVLETNIVKWLQIDGNILLATGGDDGYVNIWKLKET
- the MSW1 gene encoding tryptophan--tRNA ligase MSW1 (similar to Saccharomyces cerevisiae MSW1 (YDR268W); ancestral locus Anc_5.633), producing MFRGIKSATAVVKRFGSSVQKVDYKLHTEDIPKNASIFSMIQPTGEFHLGNYLGATRVWKDLCTLKSSSQRLTFGVADLHAITIPKPNTTKFRKYRIEAIASILSVGVDPSKASVMYQSSIPQQTQLHWLLSTLASMGYLNRMTQWKSKSNIKDGSVDSDAIGKVRLGLFAYPVLQAADILTYKATHVPVGDDQTQHLELTRHLAEQFNHLYKKRVFPLPKTILAPTKKILSLSSPEKKMSKSDPNQDALIYLNDEPEIIAKKIKKAVTDSISDHFEYDPVNRPGVSNLINIISGIQRKSIGEVEKDIARFRNYSDFKGYVTENVVEELSGPRNMFKRFINEPEYLDSVIKKGSEEASEVAEKNIKEIMNIMGF
- the HEL2 gene encoding E3 ubiquitin-protein ligase HEL2 (similar to Saccharomyces cerevisiae YDR266C; ancestral locus Anc_5.629); translated protein: MNNVSSASHGSNYRRMQGPQQSRRSRSKGSKAEQSNRTDTTGTWKSDQAKQDEDENSDGGDLCVICAEKIKYVALSPCSHKTCHVCAFRQRALYGKKACLVCRTENESLIFTDKLDAEYDDIKDFAVINEEYGINFTANEIAKATLDLLKYTCSICDSERKTDFGSFKKLNGHLKSVHNKAICMICANNNHAFPSELKIYTQNQLRNHQTKGDSEGFKGHPMCAFCPGLRFYSDDELYVHMRNHHEKCHICEKIDPTSPQYFKDYDQLFEHFKNCHYICTHPTCLENKFVVFRDELELQAHILKEHGDMIRGKQRLFQSELSTFVSAPSRVISENNYFDNSSNSSSSSSRKNNSNESAKVKKLRLKERAKFYLTNSSEKYQKFEKLNEDFDSGKITAKLLLHSYQDLFTSPEADMYLLIHNLSELYQTNSQKFKDLNALYQNHEQQVTRKQELPTLSRDTSSSVSLVSGVWSANNNTVSTSGRGINTAKLPSLSSLPARDPFASPLKSASYKNLNHTRKKSPSPITRTASDNTVNFTPTYLDKKKNVTSARPSNKSQNKLAALDLPTLPTPKPKVYIPPLNRPNIPDPKKWGKQPVPQELTDDITNLSLSSSSSSGRKKGKQKQLLFHIGI